In Primulina eburnea isolate SZY01 chromosome 5, ASM2296580v1, whole genome shotgun sequence, a single window of DNA contains:
- the LOC140831385 gene encoding uncharacterized protein, with the protein MEQLGHFITRTVDEAMKRNQEFMFAEEQATRQEQEENAEGHQSRVEETQPQQSGEIGEMREMWKEIQMLRQQLGSRAPTPKRGSPFSLAILVEGLPPNFRLSNVGEYDGHTDPEEHLGRFENAALLHQYSDGVRCRVFLGTLVRSAQQWFNTLQPNSIRSFEDFSAAFLHRFSSSKTHKKNYLSLFVVKQQEAETLREFVQRFNSAVLEIPAATPDIMISAFTQGLRGGEFFKSLVKKPPASYDDLLARAEKYVNLEDAQRYRRMESWPGGSRVEGAERGGRKRGAGERDEDRTKGRGQFSSHVPLNRSRDKVMEVTESGERGEKSQRVESSARPPPRVRQEGSSSRSRQRSRSSPRRGQGLPWINQSIGKQRREDRCQDVPQEPVEPRRGRNDDNHPTRGMIHMISGGATDRDSGRARKAHERRLENFEISRGEDLPQDPIIGFGPEDLRDVVTPHNDALVVRATIANYDVARIFIDNGSSVNVLFKSTLDQMQLEGFEFEPVSTPLYGFAGHAIPPLGQIVLPLSLGTDPRRVKKMIAFTVVDTFSAYNGILGRPALKNFRAVASTYHQKLKFPVGKGVGVLCGDQKVASRCYEGVVRGEEKRSRVELNMIGKGRSG; encoded by the coding sequence ATGGAGCAGTTGGGCCACTTTATCACTCGGACAGTGGATGAGGCTATGAAAAGGAACCAAGAATTTATGTTTGCTGAAGAGCAAGCCACTCGTCAAGAGCAAGAGGAAAATGCTGAGGGCCACCAGAGTAGGGTTGAAGAGACACAGCCCCAACAAAGTGGGGAGATTGGTGAGATGAGAGAAATGTGGAAGGAAATACAGATGTTGAGGCAGCAGTTGGGAAGCAGAGCGCCGACACCCAAGAGAGGAAGTCCCTTTTCACTAGCCATTTTAGTAGAAGGACTTCCTCCAAATTTTCGACTGTCGAATGTGGGAGAGTATGATGGACATACGGACCCCGAAGAACACTTGGGGAGATTTGAGAATGCGGCTCTGTTGCACCAATATTCAGATGGGGTCAGGTGCAGGGTTTTTCTGGGCACGTTGGTGAGGTCAGCTCAGCAATGGTTTAACACCTTGCAGCCCAACTCTATACGATCTTTCGAGGATTTTTCCGCTGCTTTCTTGCACAGATTTTCTAGCAGcaaaacacacaaaaaaaacTATTTGAGCCTGTTTGTGGTGAAACAACAAGAAGCTGAAACTTTGCGAGAATTTGTCCAGCGCTTCAACAGTGCAGTGCTGGAGATACCGGCGGCTACCCCCGACATAATGATAAGTGCCTTTACACAAGGACTGAGAGGAGGGGAGTTTTTCAAGTCGCTGGTCAAGAAACCTCCGGCGAGTTATGATGATCTGTTGGCTCGGGCtgaaaaatatgtaaatttaGAAGATGCCCAACGGTACAGAAGGATGGAGAGCTGGCCCGGAGGAAGTAGAGTTGAGGGAGCAGAGAGAGGAGGAAGGAAGAGGGGTGCGGGGGAAAGAGATGAGGACAGAACCAAAGGTAGAGGACAATTCTCATCACATGTTCCTCTGAATAGGAGTCGAGATAAGGTGATGGAGGTGACGGAGTCAGGGGAGAGGGGGGAGAAGTCGCAGAGGGTTGAGAGCAGTGCTCGACCTCCGCCGCGGGTTAGACAAGAGGGGTCCTCATCCAGGAGTCGACAGAGGTCTCGCTCGTCCCCTAGGCGTGGTCAAGGCCTTCCATGGATAAATCAGAGTATCGGAAAGCAAAGAAGGGAAGATCGATGTCAAGATGTCCCTCAGGAGCCCGTCGAACCGAGGAGGGGAAGGAATGATGATAACCACCCTacgagaggaatgattcatatgatctcgggaGGTGCTACTGATAGAGACTCTGGGCGAGCTCGGAAGGCACATGAGAGAAGGTTGGAGAACTTTGAGATATCTAGGGGTGAAGACTTACCACAAGATCCCATCATCGGCTTTGGACCGGAAGACCTCCGAGACGTTGTGACTCCCcataacgatgccttggtggtGAGGGCCACCATTGCCAACTATGATGTGGCAAGGatatttattgataatggaagctcCGTAAACGTCTTGTTCAAGAGCACGTTGGATCAAATGCAGCTGGAAGGATTCGAGTTTGAGCCGGTCTCCACCCCGCTGTATGGGTTTGCAGGACACGCCATCCCGCCTTTGGGTCAGATTGTGCTTCCCCTATCCTTGGGAACTGATCCTCGGCGTGTAAAAAAGATGATAGCGTTCACCGTGGTGGATACTTTTTCAGCGTATAATGGAATTCTAGGACGGCCAGCCCTGAAGAATTTCAGAGCCGTAGCTTCCACTTATCATCAGAAGCTTAAGTTTCCTGTGGGAAAAGGAGTTGGAGTCTTGTGCGGGGACCAAAAAGTCGCGAGTCGGTGTTATGAAGGGGTAGTGAGGGGGGAGGAAAAAAGATCACGTGTGGAGCTTAACATGATTGGGAAAGGAAGAAGTGGATAA